AAAATGAAATGGCATATGCCTTCCCTCGATGCCGCCATTGAGGCCAGCATCTCCGCCGCGCTCAAAAAGCTGCATGTCGCCTTGCCAGGTCGAATTGTGAGTTTTGATCCCAGCACGCAAACCGCTTCCGTGCAGCCCTTGATCGAGCAACTTTTACAGAACGAGCAAGCCGCCCCGTTGCCGATGCTCACCGATGTGCCGGTGCACTTTCCACGCGGCGGAGCCTTTGTCATGACTTTTCCGGTAGCGCCAGGCGATGAATGCCTCATTCTCTTTGCCGAACGCTGTATCGACGGCTGGTTTGCCAGTGGGCAATCTAGCATTCCACTGGATTATCGCTTGCATGATCTCTCCGATGGCTTTGCTTTAGTCGGGTTTTCTTCTTTACCTCGCGCTATTCCAGAGTATGCAATGGATGCATTAATGATGCGTACGCTCGATGGCAGCGCTTACTTCAAATTAGATCAAGCAGGAAAAATGACGATCAAAGGCACCCAATTGAC
The Mycoavidus cysteinexigens genome window above contains:
- a CDS encoding Gp138 family membrane-puncturing spike protein translates to MKWHMPSLDAAIEASISAALKKLHVALPGRIVSFDPSTQTASVQPLIEQLLQNEQAAPLPMLTDVPVHFPRGGAFVMTFPVAPGDECLILFAERCIDGWFASGQSSIPLDYRLHDLSDGFALVGFSSLPRAIPEYAMDALMMRTLDGSAYFKLDQAGKMTIKGTQLTIQCPVIVEQLLTYQAGLSGTGSAAGTTINGTISHSGGELISNGVTLHAHRHDGVKAGGDCSGGPQ